The Ignavibacteria bacterium DNA segment GATTCAACATGTTCAGCAACTACATCAAGATATTCGTGCGGTGCATATTTTACAAATTCTTTTCCTTCAGGATCAACAACACGAACTTTACCATCATAGAAATTAACTTTGTTGTTTTCATCGACAAGCCCCATTGAATAAATTTTACTCGAGTAAGCATCCGATAAAATTAAATCAACATAAGCTTTGTTTTTCAGAACAACACTTTCAAAAATTGTTTGAGTAAATTTTCCGAATTCTACAAACCATTTGCAATGTTCTTCGATTTGCTTTCTTTCTTCCTCATTAATTCCTCTTGTTACACCACCAACAGTTGATGTAACTTGATGTGTCTGTTTACCCCCAAGGATTTTTATCACTTCCTGTGTTCGTTTTCTCATCTCAATAACTTTCCCGCCAATCTCAAGACCAACTTTTGCTACCACACCAAGAATATTTCTTTCGGCTGCCGGTGCATCGGGTCCAACCACGAAATCGGGTCCTCCAAGTGCATAGAAATGAGTTGTGTGATCGCCAGCGTAAAAAACGTTGTAAAGTAAAGACCTTAATTTAAAAGCTGTCGGTGGAATCTTTACATGAAATACTGCATCACAAGCTTTTGCCGAAGCCATATGATGTGCTTCGGGACAAACTCCACAAATACGAGTTGTAATCCTTGGCATTTCTTCAACGGGACGGCCAACACAAAATTGTTCAAATCCTCGAAGCTCTGGAATTTGAAAATAAGTGTTCGCAACTTCTCCGTCATCGCCAACGAATATATCAATCTTTCCATGTCCTTCTAATCTTGTAATCGGATCAATTTTTATCTGTTTCATTTTTGTACTCTCCTTAGAATTGAATGAGGTAATGAGAATCTGTAAAACGTCCCAATCGGATCTGCAATTTGATCGAGAATTTTTTCTATTTCTTCAGGATCCTGTGCATCTATGACTGAACTTAGTGCACTTATCATTTTTGAACCTTGATCCTGGCAATTCGGAGGATTACCATAACATCCGCGACAAGGAATATTGGCTTTTGGACAAAGAGCACCACATCCATCACGAGTTGCTGGTCCCATGCAAATCAATCCTTGATCGAGTAAACATTCCTTATCATTGGGAAGTATTTCAAAAGGTCTGTAAAACCTTTTCAATTTTTTCTCTTTACGTTCTCGAGGACATTCATCGCAGCAAGTTTTGTCTCCCGCACCAAGAATTGAACCTGCCGGCGGAAGAGGTTTACCACTCACAATGTGTTCAATGACAGCCCAAATTTGATGCGGCTGAGGAGGACAACCTGGAATGTAATATTCAACTTCAACTTCTTGATCCAGAGATTTGACATAATCCCACATCTCGGGAATTTCGATTTCACCTTCGGGCATTTTTGTGTGAGTTACCGGGAAAGTTCCACCATTATTACTCACTGTAGATGGTGAATCTCTATAAACCCAGTTAAAAATTTCTTCCTTAGTAGTGAGATTAGCTAAACCTGGAATACATCCTTCATGAGCACATGAACCGAATGCCACTAAGACTTTCGATTTTGCCCTGAGCAGATGTGCGAGTTCTGCATTTTCAGAATTTCTAATTGATCCGTTGAAAAGACAAATATCGATACTCTTATCTTCCATTGCCTTTACGTCTTTATATTTGAAATCGAGTGCAACTGGCCAAAAGACGATATCAAAAATATTTGCTACATCAAGAATCTTTTCATGAATATCAAGAACAGCTATCTCACATCCGCCACAGCTCGCTGCCCAATAAAGTGCTAATTTAGGTTTCGGCATGATTTATCTCCTTAAAAACTTTCTATTATGCTGCAATTGTATGAACTTGTTTTTTCTTTGCTTTTCCATTCGTGAGCTGTAAAGGTCCAAGCTGACGAATCTCTTCGGTGAATTCATTCACTACTTCTGCAAACCTATCACCTTCGG contains these protein-coding regions:
- a CDS encoding Ni/Fe hydrogenase subunit alpha, coding for MKQIKIDPITRLEGHGKIDIFVGDDGEVANTYFQIPELRGFEQFCVGRPVEEMPRITTRICGVCPEAHHMASAKACDAVFHVKIPPTAFKLRSLLYNVFYAGDHTTHFYALGGPDFVVGPDAPAAERNILGVVAKVGLEIGGKVIEMRKRTQEVIKILGGKQTHQVTSTVGGVTRGINEEERKQIEEHCKWFVEFGKFTQTIFESVVLKNKAYVDLILSDAYSSKIYSMGLVDENNKVNFYDGKVRVVDPEGKEFVKYAPHEYLDVVAEHVESWTYLKFPFLKKVGWKGFVEGKDSGVYRATPLSRLNAADGMPTPLAQAEYEKMYSTLGGKPVHATLATHWARIIELLSAAEMALDLVRDPEITGTNIRTIPTETPTEGVGIVEAPRGTLTHHYITDEKGILKRANLIVGTTNNYAPISMSINKAARGLIKKGSEITDGVLNKIEMAFRAYDPCFGCATHSLPGQMPMVVRIF
- a CDS encoding oxidoreductase translates to MPKPKLALYWAASCGGCEIAVLDIHEKILDVANIFDIVFWPVALDFKYKDVKAMEDKSIDICLFNGSIRNSENAELAHLLRAKSKVLVAFGSCAHEGCIPGLANLTTKEEIFNWVYRDSPSTVSNNGGTFPVTHTKMPEGEIEIPEMWDYVKSLDQEVEVEYYIPGCPPQPHQIWAVIEHIVSGKPLPPAGSILGAGDKTCCDECPRERKEKKLKRFYRPFEILPNDKECLLDQGLICMGPATRDGCGALCPKANIPCRGCYGNPPNCQDQGSKMISALSSVIDAQDPEEIEKILDQIADPIGTFYRFSLPHSILRRVQK